Genomic segment of Tiliqua scincoides isolate rTilSci1 chromosome 1, rTilSci1.hap2, whole genome shotgun sequence:
CAACCCATGTTTTAAAGAACTCTCACTGGCTAGAAACTCTCACTTTGAGTGGGGGAAAAGTGCACATTGGCCCAATGGTTTTCTCTGTCATCAAGGGTAGCTGTGCTACTAAGACAGCCCCCTCTGTCTTTTTCAGTATTTATGTCAACCATGTGGTTTCTCTAAGAAAGGAATTGGCAGGTGTTGAAGGTTTGTTGATTGTGACTTGCTAGTGAAGATTTGCTTTTTaagatatagatcaggggtgctcacacttttttggctcgagagctactttgaaacccagcaaggcccggagatctaccagagttttttttacaatgttcgcgccatcataacatgtaacatttatgtgtacaatgtatgttggtgtaccttgagccccactgagtataacaggacttttattttattaaaattgaTGCTTTCCCCAACAAGTTGAGTGCCCTCTCCCCATCATACATACACTTCGTTCTCCTTGTACTGGCGCAGGATCTGGTTGACCACTGACTCCATAAACCCAGGGTCATCTATGTTTCCTTGCACCGTCAGGGACAGAGGGTCCAAATCAAAGAGCTGCACATTCACCTGAGTGACAGGTGCTTCAGACAGGTCTGTAGTGGAAGAATTTGTCTGCACCTTGGAGAAAGAAAAGGTGTGCCTCAGTAGCTGTGGGGTGCAGCTGACCAGGAAGAACAGCCACCACACCCCATCTCTCCCAACTGTGCATCTGTACCCCACTCTTCAGCACAGGTGTTCTCCAGGGCAGCTCAAAACGTTACGTGAACCATTAGCGTGACATCAAACCAAAACATGGGTCAGAAGATGCTAGCGACTGAGCCAGTGAGCTCTGCATGTGGACCAAGTGTTTCAGCCCTTTGCCACCCCCAATGCCACCCCCATCACACACAATAGAGGAGCAGGGTGTAAAGGAATGTGACAcaggcacacacatacacaccatgatGACCCGCAGAGACTGATTGCCATTCAGGGTATGGTTGGCCACTTGAGATACCCAGCCAAACTGCTTGTTGAGCTGGTCAAGTAGGCTTGTGGTGTTGAACATTTCCTCTTGGAAAGACCTGAGGAGGTCATCATATTGCCGGGTCAGTCGTTCAGCTATTAGCAGGTGGTCCTTGAAGTGGTCCCTGAGCAGGGTCTGGTCTGGATCCGTCTGGGAACAATCTGAATGAAGtttgaggcaggaggaaaagggtaGAATCAGAAGAGGGAAAAGACCACACTTGGGAAGCATCCAAAGCACAACACCCCTATCAGTTGAGTTCAGACCTGCACATCTCAGGCAGGCTCACCAAATCCCAAGTATGGCACACGTCAGCAAAATTACCCCAAATCCATTGCTGCTCCCAGGTCCAAGGTGAACTGGGAAGCAGGCTGAATTCAAGAGCAACCTAGCAGAAACTGGATTCCATGCTCTGGGGTCACATGCCAAGCAGGTTTGTGGGTTCTGTGTGAGGAGCATTCACGCACCAAGGACCAACAGTCCAGGCACATGCAGTGCTAGGCTGCACAGGAAGGGACCAAGGACCCGAGTCTCACATCCCCTGCAGCACAGCTCATGAGTTGCCCAGCATCATTCTTAAATGGGACCCCAGTTATCAAACAGAGAACGAGAGAGGCCAAAGCAGACCCACAGCTTGCAGAGAAATATTTGACGTTATATATTTGATATATTTTCACCTATATAAAGAGATGCCAAGATACAGAGACTGAGCCTCCCTGGACCACTGGGAGAAACATATTTTCAGTCAAGGACTCCTGGTTGgttatgaaaaaaatatttttacaaggTATTGCGACAGCACCTCTCATTTGGCAAATTTAAAGTGGGGCACCCAGGATTTAAGGTTTGCCATTTGAAAGCTGAAGGGGCACACAATGCCTATAGTGCCCCCTGAGAATGTGAGACAGCTATTTGGACTAAAGGCCAACACAACACAGGAAGGCTGAATTCCCTGCTGCTTCTGGTCTTGACTTGTGTGAAGCTGCAGAGCAGGGGCAGTGTCGGAGGGCAGCCAGGTCCGGCACTGGCCAGGGGTCCGCAGAAGTCCCCCTATGCAGCCACCGGCAGCACAAGCTCCTCAACCAAGTCATGTGCCCTGTAACCACCTTGTCCCACCTCCCCCATCTGCACCTGTGCTTCTGAGACTCTTGCAATGACAGAGGCCTCCAAGATATTCcagtagtgggtggggaggcctGGAAACTGCTTGAGCACTGCTCCCACAGTGCTGCCAGAGTGCTGAGGAAGAGGGGGTCACCCAAgttcatcggggggggggggagagtcactgCACATACACCCATGCAAGCACTTGCAGATAAAAGCCACTGGCTCAGCCAACCCTGGCTCCACCACTGGAACAGAATTTATGCAGCCTGGGAAGGAGCCCAACCACTGGGCTGCATCTGCTTTGCTTGGTTATCATCCTAGGACTCCAAGAGCCATCAGTTGCCTGCATAATTTAGCcagctctaaaaaaaaaaaatcagaatatttctttgctcagaaCTGGGACTACCTTGAATGTTGCTCATCTCCCCACTTCTGCTCAATACAACCTGTCTCATTCATGTCTGAaaaggagggggggtggagcagatGAGGAAAAGGAGGAGTGGAGGCCTTTCCTGTGTGGTGCCCAAAGTCCAGAACTCTCCCCCTAGACATGGGATCATCTTAGGTGCCAGCTGAAGTTGCGGTTTACTGGTCTTAAAGATCCCTTTTATTGGTGGTGGTTTCTAAGCTGCTGACCCCACCTGTTGCAGGGCTCTCTCCTTTATTCAGGCAGTGGATCTTCCAGTTTGCACTCTGCTTGCTTGCTAGCTGCCTTGAGGGCTTTTGCATCAAAGCTCAATGCCCATGGGGTGCCTGCTGAAATGCTCTCCTCACTGCATACAATCCCAGCAACTAGGTGGAGCTAACTGCTTTGGGTCTCCAAGCCTTGGCAGCTGCTCCATGGCAGCTGGGTAGAAAGGCCTCCCTCCTTCTGCCAGAGAGCCTGGAGAGTTGTGGCTGCCAGCAAAGCACTGGTCTGGCTCTGTCTGGCCACTTCCTGCAGTCCCTCCAGTTCTGTTTTCCAGCTTTAAAATGGTATCCATTAAATCCTGCCCTTCTGAAGGTCCCACATGGGAGGTGCTATCACAGCAGAAAGGCAGAGTCTTGATGGCAATGGGAAACAGATCCACCCTAGGCTGGCAACTTCTCCCTGACTGACTCACCTACATCCAAGATTGCCTGGCACTTCTCACACTTTTCCCTCAATCTCAGGCAACCTGCAGAGTTGCGCCGGATCTCACGACACACCATGCGGTCATCACTGGGATAGGGTGCCACTGGAAGAGATAAGCAGAAAGCAGCATCACCGTGGGGCTCCTGACCCCCAGGCCTCTCAGGTACATTTGAACCCCTGGCCAGTATTGTCACTCAAACCCAGATTAACTGGGCTTCCCCTAGCTTTAGAAAGCGCTGCAAGAAGGGATATCAGTGGTCTACCATACAGCGGTGTATCATAAGGATGACTGAAGATGGCAAGTGAAACAGGGCTTTCCTCATGTAGGGGTCATAGAGACCTTTGGACTAGGCACTTTAACCAGTTGTCCAAATCCAAGTCTTCACCACATCAGAATCTCTCCAGTCAGCCTGCACATATGGCACCTTGCAAAAGCCAGAATTGGGAATACAGTGGCACACCTTGTTCCACAATGCACTCTAGCTCTTGAAGGCTCTTTCCATAGTTGCAACATTCCCAGACGCAGGCTAGTTCAGCAACTTAACTAGCCAAGACAAGCCCATTCCCCAGATCTGCTCAGTAGCCCATGGCCTTTCTTCTCCTGCAAGGAACCTACCCAGGAAAGGTCTCCGGGTTCCCTCGAGCCACTGGCCATCCTGCTCCATGGCCCTCTGAGCTCCCTCAAAGAGGCGCTGGGTCATCTCAAAAAGTGGCTGGAAGAGCTGATGGAATTCCTGATGGTGCTGGAAGTTGCTTGGGAAGAAGGAGAAGGCAGGCACGTTCCTGGCAATGCGGGAACCTGGGAACGGGCGTTGGATGCTGCGGACTGGTGCCCAGAAAGCATCCCGGAAGCCACCAAAGGGTGACTGGAAGAAGGGGGAGAAGCGCCCATAGACCTGTGTGCTTTTTTGGAAGAGGTCGTCCACTCCCTCTTCCACCACCGCATAGCGTTCCTCCAGATCATCCAGCCGCTGGCCCTGCTGTTCGTCCACATCCATCAGGGAGTCAATGCGTTCCCCATTTACCCATATGGAGAAGGGAGAAGATCGGTTCAGGAACTCCTCCAGCTGCAGACAAGCAAGAAAACTTCTCAGGCGGCTCAAACTGGAACACAACAGGAACCCAGGGGGCCTCCCAGCACTGCTACCAGAGAACCCAGCACCATCAGTTATATGGGACAGCATTCAGTTACCCAGAAGATTTGTACCCCACCCTATCGGGCACAAAGCTCTTAGAGTGGCTGACATACAATTAAGTGCAATTACACAGAGAAACACCAATGACAGCATGAACCAGGTTCCCACAAAGCTTCAGAACTCAAAAAAGTCACAGTGAAGGTTTTCATCTGGTGCTGAGCAAGCACCACATTCAATGCCAGGTGAACGCCCCTGGGGTGGACAGTCCAGGGCCATAGCAGAGAAGGCCATCTCCCTGGGACATCCTCTTACTCTCTGCAGGAAGAGTTTAGGGGTTGGGCAGCCTTGAGTGAGAGAAAGCAGCCCTTCAGGGAGCCACAAGGAACACAAGATGTAGTCCTACACTGGGGTCAGGGGATTGGTACACCTAGCCTAGTACTGTGCTTCTGGCAGAACAAAGACCTGCCCCTCTGCAAGATAGGTGTGCTGTCATGGAGACCACTGTTGGTTTCTTATCCACCGAAACTCACAGGAAAATTAAGAGGCAAGACCCTCCCAGAACACCAGGGAAAACATGGAAGATGTGTGTCCCACTGACCTACGCCTTCTTCTGTACCACACTCCTCCCAACCACATGGATCAGCCGAGGCAACATCTCAGATTTTAAGGCACGACCTAATCCCAAGATGTCTGATATCCAGGGAATAGACAGGCCACAGCGTGGCTAGTTCACTCACCTGCCTTCCAACCAGCCCAGCACCACTGTGGCATGTCCTAGTATAGAACCTCATGCAGGTCTGCTTCAGGCAGGGCTTGCACTCCTCCCAGAGAGCCAACATGGTCTCATTGCAGACCTCTGTCTTCTCAGTCAGCTGCTGCTCGGTCTCCTTTGCACGGAGGAGGGCCTCCTAAGGAAGaaactgggctgttagttcttgCACTGGGCCTTCACAGAGAAGACAGCAGCCAAAGGGAGGACAGGTAGTGACAAATTCTCCTTTGGCTCACATGGATGAGAGAGGTGGAAGGATCACACAGATACCCTCACTGTTTAAAGCTGGCAGGGGAGGAGATGAATCTAATGCCCATGTGTGCAATTTTTGAGTTGTACTACCTTGAGCATCAACACCAAGTACAGGGCCTTGATTGGGTGATGTCCTGACAGTGCCTTGAAGAGGAATGCTcatgtgcagtggttctcaaactggggcatcgcagcgatccagccagagagccctagcctctgcacccttaaggggtgggaggagggaggcagcaacatgatcgccAGAATGGTGTCGCTgtcaaggggtgcaggggcttgcttccacttaccagagactggagcaggctcccagggggtgcggggagccccacaccagcctccgcagggcccccCAAAGCACGCAGGCACTCAAAGTaacgatcgcaacccacttccagttttcagtctcaaaaccagaagtgggttgcaatcattattttgacagtttgcGCACTTCAGGAGGCCCTCCAAAgcgatcatgtcactgcctcccccgtccccatgcaagaacttacagcagggctcaaactccaggggagtttgagaaccgctgctcttgTGGGAGAGATGCTGTctctaaacacacacactccgCTCTCAGGAAGAGCTGTCAAAAGTTATATGAAAGGGGACACAGAGAAGTAGTATGTGCCTTCAAAATACTATTTTGTTTTCCCACACCATAATTTGTATACATCAAGTTAGGACttcaaagggggggaaaaatcaagcCAAACATGAACACATGGAACAGCCACTTTGTCCACACACCAGAGTGCTTTATGTAAAGTCACTTTAAGTTTCCCAGAATGCCAGCTCCACCCCAGCACCTGTACATACACCCTTGGTTCAGGGCCTCACATCACCATCTTGCGCATGCATCCTAAGGCCATGCACTGATCGTGATAAGGACTTAGGAGGTCTGGTTGAGGGTGAGGAGTTAACCTCTTGCCACTTTGTTTTTGCAAATGTTGGTAAAAGACAGTACCCTGGCAGCACAATCAATGAGTGGAAAGGTTATGATTCAGCGCTGAGTCATATTTCAAGCTGTGCCAGCCATAGATTGAGACGCCTGAAGGGAAACTATCTTGTCTCCTAGACCTAGAACAAATGACAGGCAGAcctccttcttcttcttggtGTCTTCCAAGGCATTCAGGATGTCTCGGTGGTCTTTGTCGGCTTTCTCCATGAGCGTTTTCATCTGCCTGACTCCATTGATGGCGTTCTCCACCTCCCTGTCAATGTACCTGCTTCCTGTTATAGACATTTCTGGGGAAGAAAGAGGTGGCTGCTGAGAGAGGGGGAAGTCACCTTCACagcattctagagcagtggttctcacacatttagcactagcagtagccgccctgggtccctttagggggaagggcgggatataaataaagtttattatttattattattttaggacccactttttagaataagaatctgtcaagacccaccagaagtgatgccatgaccggaagtgacatcatcaagcaggaaaatttttaacaatcctaggctgcaatcctaccaacacttacccaggagtaagtcccatttactatcattgttaagagaacAAGTCTataatttccccaaatacagtcacatactatggtagcatcaagtctaatatattttttaaaaattgaaatgaatggggacccacctgaaattggctcgcaacccacctagtgggtcccgacccacagtttgagaaacactggtctagagaatgTAAAAAACATtataattaacccctgctaattgggtaagaggcactttttcaagtgagcgctcctttttttagcaggggaagagtaactggcccacctcaccccagcactgtctgttctagtggctgtctgctggtattcatttgcatattttagattgtgagcccttttggggcagggagccatttagttatttgatttttctctgtaaaccgctttgtgaatttttagttgaaaagcggtatataaatactgttaattataatTTCACTGAAGGCATTTCCATGTGCCAGGTTCACAGGAAACTAAAAACACATGACAGCAACAGGGAGGGCTACATGATCTTGTATATGTGCCATCACAATCAGAGGCTCAACTGACAATGACACACAGGACTTTCTTTTCCATGGCACACacctgaggaactccttgccacaagagaATTGATCCTCCTTTATAATGTTCTCTGCAAACAACTGAAAACCACGCCTTGCTGTGACGCTAGGACCAGAACCTATGCAAGCAGCACCTACCACAGGAACCCAAGCACAGACTTTGGTCTTCAGAGGAGGCCCTGCGCCATGTTCCACCACTGGTAGAGGTGCAGCTGGTGGGCAGGGCCCACTTGATGGTGGCACCTGCTGCCCCTAGGGACCCAGCCGACCTCTGCCAGGGCGGCATCAGATATACTTCTTAAAAATATTGGTGAGACATGCATTTGCTGAGGGTGCCCTTTGAGAACTGCTTGGGAGTTTATTACCACTGCTGTGGTCCATTTGTTCCAGAAATGGTTTCCTAattgttggctggctggctgccttgaGGGCCCCATCAGGGATAGACAGGCAGGTAGGACAGAAGGCTTTTAAGAGATAAAAATAGAAGAAATTCTCTGGACTTTTATTGGTGGCATCACAAGCACCAGCAAGTCTCCATTATGCTTAATCTCCCCCAGATGGAGCTCTAGACTCTGTCTCATTTGCTGGACCATGTCTCCATTGCGCAACTGGGCACCACAAGAACATGCTGTGCCCTAACAAGGCaagatatctccccccccccccatgaggaaGAGTGAGTCACTATTCCAGAAAGTGACCTCATGGGGCAGGTGTCTGGTTGAGCAACAGTGCCTTAATGCTGCCAGCATTTCTTGCCGATGTGGGCGTTCAGTGGTTTTGTGGTTGAACAGCCATTATGGACCTAGGATTAGCCTAAGCAAGCTCTCCATCCCACATACCTCCTCACTCCACCAGGCTTCCATGCCCAAAATAAAACTGCAAACGTTcaaaataaaactgcaaaaaGAGCCAAGTTCAATTCAAATACAAATGTCCTCCAGAAGCCCCTTTTACAGTATTTACCCACCTCAGAAAACCAACACTTCCACCCTAGATGCCAGAACTCAAAATCtgatgcgcgcacacacacctgCCTGTGAACGTATTTGGAAGCAGGCATTGCCTCTGTGCTAACTCTACACTCAGACCTCCTACTTACGCTCCAACTTCTCAGGAACAAGGCAGTGGCCTCCCTCCCAGGACGAGAGAAGCCCCAGCAGTGGAAGCAATAAAGTGGGGGTCATCATCTTGACAGAAGGGATGCCAGGTTTCTGcaaagaagaaggggaaaaaaagatagtCAAATCAACTAAGGACATTTTGGAGGGGACACCTCCTATTGTTTTGTTCCTCTTCTAAGTGGTAGAATGTAGAAAGATCCATTTGGTTTGGAAAAAGTGCTGCAGATTTAATAGCACCATTACAGGAATCCAGTTCTACAAGTGGTCTTGGGGAGAAGGAGTGGACGGAGGGAAAACAAATGCAGTCCCTGTGACCCATCAGCCTCCGAGCACACCAGCCTCCTTTTTCCTGAGCCCTAACTTCCAGAATCAGATACAACCAATTCAAAAATCTGCTTCTGGCCCATACTCAAGTCTACAGCTCCTAACTGCCAACAGAACGCAAACAGTTCCAAAAGGAAAGCAAGCCAGCCAATGAAGGGACCGTTTCGCCAACAGGTGCACATTTCTCATTCACGGTGATGAGACGGACACTAGCCACCAAGCAACCATGATAGCCAAATGACATTTGTTGGATTCAAATTTGTAAGCTGCATGGTGTTCAAATCAGGAGGCTGGTTTGGAGAAGTCTGCGGCCAAATTGTTCGCTCCAGTTGCTCCTGCTGAGATTGCCCTATTGCGTGCCAGCTGCCACTTCTGGCAAGCAGGGGGCCAGCGGAGCTTGTACATGGATGAAGTTGTACTTAGGATTATATATGCAACAGCTTGTCAAAGGTTTCCCAGAAGGAATTGTACAATTTGTTTCTCAATCATCATCAACGATAACCAGTCTTGGAGGAGCTCTGTAAGAAAAGACAGTGTGCAAAAGCTGACATGACCTTGAGCACATGATTTGCTCTGCTATGGGCATGAACCCAACCCAGGCAAGCCAGTGCTCCATCATCCTGCCATGCAGGCAATTCAGGAGCAAATCACAAGTGAACGTATTGCTTTCCCACCAAATTTCCTTTACTGCATTCATAAGCTCTGAGTAGCATAAAGTAGAGAAGCTTCTGTTCGGTGGACCCCTTTGCAACACGACTGCCTTTGCCTCAGTTTCTACAGAGGGCTGTGCCATCTGacctccaccctgccccagtGGCCAGGTTGAAACAGGCAAAAATATGCAAGCCAGCATTTGCCACCCCCCTTTAAGTTTCCTAGTCTTCCAAGGTATTTCCGGCATTGTATCTTGGCCTCCTTCCAAGCAAGGCTAATGTTTCCCTGGTTCCGAGAGACGTTATACAATGTGTTCGCTGCCAGCCTATCCACAAGGGCACCTGATAGGGGCCTGCATCAGTGGCGGATTGTGAGGAGTGCCTTTCATcccaagtctgccaccatctccctccaacctgccaccaacGCAAGCcactagcatagctagagggggggcagcgcaccaggttttgcagggagcctccctgcagcatgtaagcagctcctcccctccccttgggagccattcacctctgcttccccccccccacatggctctaaaggggaggggaagagctgcttgcatgctgcggtgaggctccctgcaaaacttagtgcgcccccccagctacgccagtgATGCAAGCcacaatgatctgcttcctgtTCGCTCACGTAAGAAGCAGGGAAGTTcccctccttaccatgctcctcatgcACTGCTacgaaaccagaagtcctgcacttccaaatTTCACAGCAACGCAAGACGTGCACAATAAGGTTTGGGGGCTGTTTGCAGCACAGAGGCAGCAGATCTGAGACTTCTAAGTCACACTGCCCTACATATGTGATTTGGTAGAACACCATATCTTCTACAACATAACCCCAACACACCCATCAAATAACATTATTCAGGCAAGGGAACACAAAGTCTTTCTGTTCATTATGGACCAGCTGGGGGAGGCAGAGTTCTCTGGTCTCATCTTTGCACATCACCTCCTTTCTGCAGGACTATGGCTTCTGTCAGGCACCCTCAGTAGGAGCCCGGGTAGCTCCTGTTGGAAATCTCTGCTTCCTGCCAGACCAGTAAGCTCCACCAGTTCTTTTATTTAGCTCCT
This window contains:
- the LOC136647935 gene encoding clusterin-like, with the protein product MMTPTLLLPLLGLLSSWEGGHCLVPEKLEQMSITGSRYIDREVENAINGVRQMKTLMEKADKDHRDILNALEDTKKKKEEALLRAKETEQQLTEKTEVCNETMLALWEECKPCLKQTCMRFYTRTCHSGAGLVGRQLEEFLNRSSPFSIWVNGERIDSLMDVDEQQGQRLDDLEERYAVVEEGVDDLFQKSTQVYGRFSPFFQSPFGGFRDAFWAPVRSIQRPFPGSRIARNVPAFSFFPSNFQHHQEFHQLFQPLFEMTQRLFEGAQRAMEQDGQWLEGTRRPFLVAPYPSDDRMVCREIRRNSAGCLRLREKCEKCQAILDVDCSQTDPDQTLLRDHFKDHLLIAERLTRQYDDLLRSFQEEMFNTTSLLDQLNKQFGWVSQVANHTLNGNQSLRVIMVQTNSSTTDLSEAPVTQVNVQLFDLDPLSLTVQGNIDDPGFMESVVNQILRQYKENEVYV